The genomic DNA CTGACTGCTATCCCTTTTCACTAATATGGAAGTTATGGCAAAACTCAACACAGTGATTGACATGCACACCAGGGTTGTCATCACACATACCTGACCACAGAGGCTGAGTGAGGAAAGTGGCCTTCAGGCCCAGCTCACCACCCATACTACCATGAGGTAGTTGAGTGGGCTAGACACAACGCCCGTGCAAGTATGGGCAACACCTGCCCAGCTGTGGGGCAGGACTGGAGTGGTGAGCAGAATTTCAGTCAGGCTATGCCCAGATATGGCCTTTTTCCCAGCCTGCCCCAACCTGTGTCGCTAGGGGTCCCAGCTTGGTTCTGGATAGGGGCAGGTACAGACCTTCTTGACTTGCTGACACCAGTCGTTAAAGTCCTCCTCAGTCTTACAGAAAAACCCCTACAAGGAAAACAACCATGAGCAGAGTAGCCACATCTGTGGTGAGCCAGGAGGCAGCATTATACCCACCCCCAGCAGGAATCCCATGTGTCCACAACACAGCTGGGCCTTTCACACACCCTGCACCCCATGCTCCAACCCTCTGTGCTCTGCCTTGATCTATCCATGGTagcacttttatttttgtgtgaaaATATTGGGGTTGAATTTGGGGTCACTCTCTTGATTGGCCTTTtccactttgttgttgttttttgtttttgttgccagtcctgggggactcggggcctgagcactgtctctggcttctttttgctcaaggtcagcactctgcctcttgagccacagcgccacttctggccttttctatatatgtggtgctgaggaatcgaacccagggcttcatgtatacgaggcgaggacttttccactagggcatattcccagccctggccttttccactcaacactggcactctaccacttgagacatacctccactcccagctttttgctgcttaattgaagataaatgtctcatggacttttttgctcaggctggcattgaactgcaatcctcagacctcagcctcacaagttactaggattatagatgtgagccatcagcattcatgcccatttttcttttaaagcctCACTTGACTTTCTAAGAATGAGGTAGGTTTtgaatattcatcagggaaatagaGAGACTAGCCCCTCTGGTCATTAGCAGGAACTAGCAGCAAAGATGAGCCATTCTGAACACAGCAGTTCAGAAAGTGGATCTGAACTTGGAGGTGGTCTGATGTGGGGAAACTGGGCACTGCCAAGGCTGGACACTGTACTAAACACTTGGTTTGTAAAGATAGCCACTAAAATGGCCAGATTTACAGATGCtcacatgggaaaaaaaaaaaaagacaaaacagacaAAATGTCTGAGATGGGTATAGAGTGCTCTTTCCCACTCCAAAGACATCGTCTACACTGCACACACTTTGCTATGGATGTGCTTAAGCACAGAGACTAAGGACAGAAAGCCCATCTCTTCAAGCCACTACTGCATATAGAGCCACAAGGCTGTCCTGCTGACTTTCTGGTCTCTTTCTGCCGTGGTGGCTTGCAGTCTGCTTATTCTACCAACCATTGTGAGTTACTGAGACACACTTGCTGTGACAGGTATACTTAATTTTAGAGGAGGAATTCACAAGTAGGTTCTAATAGAAGTCTGAGCCACAGAGCTCCAGCTCACCCACCTTGTTCCCAACACCCTCCCAGAAATCTGGGGGATGTGAGTGGGAGTGTTTGCTCTGGGTGGTGTCTATAGCTGTGCCATGTCAAAATGACCTGCCCCATTCTCCACCAACAGAACAGTCCACGATGCATATGAAGACTTTTCAGGCTGGCACTGCTACTGTTTTCAGCTTTTGTGCCCCACCATATACATTTCAGGAGTAGGCAAGTTTGTATAAGCCAAACACCAACACTGACTACGTTATCCAAAAGGGAGAAGAATCTCATCCTAAGGAACCAGGTCCCAGAAACATTATGTCAACAAGAGAGACATATGCTTCAACAGATCACTGACGTGTAAAGTGGGGAAacacccctctccctgccccaggcTTACAGGACACATCCAGGCTCAAACAAAGGCCATGAAGGCCATCTGGGTGGTCGCTAGATAAGACCTAAGGACTGAGGGATATTAGTTCACACTTCCAAGGCCTTGGAATTTCTAACCACATCACCAAGAAACTGCAATCAAGTTTTTCCTTTGGTTCTCACACAGGATTTGTCACAAAATAACTCAAAACAGCTGCTTAGCTGGgctcttgtggctcacacctgtaatcctactcaggagactaagatctgaggactagagttcaaagccagccgaggcagtaaagtacaattaaccaccaaaagggcagaagtaaaggtatggctcaagtggtagagcaccgggcTTAAGCCAAGTGGGAGCATAAGGCACtaagtgttcaagccccaataccaccaCAACAAAGGAACAGCTGCCTAGGAGCTTGTGCACTGAACATACCACAGCAATGGATGGGTCAAGCTCCCCGATGCCCATCCTGCAGGGAGGGTGCTGGCAGTGGAAGCTCTCGTCCGGGATAAAGCAGCTATCATTCAGCTCCACTGCAGGCTGGGTCGTATGGGGGTCCAGGTAGATCAGCTCCTCACCTGACAATGATGGCGAACAAGTCAGAGGCAATTGGCTGGGCAAAGGACAGGGAGCAAGCAGGCAAGGGCCACCCGCCACACCATAGTCAGCTTGACTGGACCAACCAAACTGAGAGCTGCAGCAGGCAGAAGACAGGGAGGGGACTGGAATGTCAAAGAAAGGAAGATCCACAGGAGGCCCCAGAGCCAGCTGGTATGGGCTTCAGGAATGGGCCTCTCACAGGAAGGGGCACACTGCTTGTCCAGTAGTGGCCCTAAGTGATTACACCATAGTAGGTGTGGTGAGGGGCAGGGTAGAAGACCCCACACAAAGCCCTTCAGTTCATTCCTACTGTGGAACTATGGTACGCAGACTGTACTCACCCATGTAGCCAATAAAGTAGTGGGCACTGTTGGGCTTCCCTCCAATGACACCCAGAGACTGGGGCATCATGAAACAGTGCTGTGGAAGAGAGGTGGCTGCTGAGCACACTAGTCTTGCTATCCATGCCAGAAAgacaccccaggacaggcacagacACCCACCACCCCCAGCCATGAGATTAAGGGAAAACATATCCAGAGCAGTTACTCTAGAGGCAACTACAGCATATCCTACAGGATCAGGGAAGGAGAGTGAAGGCTTAGAGTGGCTTGGGAAAGAGTAGGCAGGCACATACAGTACAGAGAGAGGTAGTGGACGTGGGTGGGAAGAGGCCTGGCCAGGATACTGATCTGACCCAGTGGGGCAGGAGAAATTAATATAGGCTAGTCAGGTGAGGAGTGGGCACAGAGAAATAGCTTATATggacattagaaagaatattatgtcatttgcagggaaacagccctagaacaaatcatgttaagtgaggtaaaccaagctcagagagacaaacagtgcatattttctctcatatgtgaaagctaaatctaaaatacacagggacaggtctctaggcatttacatacagtgagaccagatgaggatactcttaggaaagaaacacaaaggtgcaatgcctatgtgcatttgagcatataatatttattgaaatgaaccccagagaaatggaaacatgaggtttttaaatttgttgctgtttttgttttcttttcatcttgtgtACTCATTTATCCGTCTTTAGGAGGGTAAAGAGTCAAAGAGAtggaaggacaaaaggtgaaaaaatgtagcagtggtagttactagacactatattgaaaataaactcCAACTTGCGGGTGAcgataggaggggaaaactgggagagtgagggaaagggtgacactgcaAAAAGTAAGGTActtatcacctgacttatgtaattataacccctctgtacatcaactttataataacaaaaaaaaaaatttttaagggtGAGCTGATACTCAGACTACAGTAGAGGGTGGTCAGAGAaccagaggaagaggagaagaccaAAGCAAGAAACCCTGTCTGAAAGGAATACTGTTGTGCACAtgtaacacacatgcacacatgtacacacatgcatgcatgcatgcaccagtactggggcttgaactcagagcctgggcactatccctcagctttcttgctcatcaaggcaaacagtctaccacttgagccacggctccatttctggctttgggctggttaattgagatgagtctcacagactttcctgcccagactggctttgagcctcaattctaagatctcagtctcctgaatggctaggatgacaggcaagtgtgagccaccagcacttggcaagtgaatgaaatttttttttttggccagtactggggcttgatcctTGGTCCtaagagctatccctgagcttcttttgctcaaggttagcactctaccacttagagccatctctagttttctggtaagtaattagagatgagtctcacagcctttcctgctagggctggctctgaaccacggtcctcagatctcaacctcctgagtagctagaattacaggcatgagccaccagcacccagttaggtgaaagatttttttaacaaaaggcaATGTTTCCATTCCATATAAGTAAGGATCTCCTTTGACCCCATAACCTAAATTTTGAATCAACTAAAGCTTCAAAGAggctttgctttttgcttctgGAGTACAGATAATGATGTCAGAGTCACACTGGGATGGAGTTCTCCAAGGATCTCAGGAGCTCTCAATGTCTTGGACTTTTCACAGAACTTCCCTTCCCTTAGGCCTATAGCACCCTCCTGAGGGACATGGAGGCAGACACCTGGGAGATTCAGCAGAACTTGACTCTCAGGCTTCTGGGCCTGAGAACACCTTATAAAGTTCCCAATGTTTAAATGCTCAAAAACCTTGTCTTTTGTAATGCCTTTCCTGCCTCTCTTGATCAATTACTGTTCTTCCCATCCCTTTACTGGTTGTTTACACTTTCCCAGGGCTGTGAccacagctggaagtggctcaagactGGGAAGGAAGTACCTAGGACCACAGCCACTCTCAAGACCCACCTTCAGTGTCTCCACGTAGGCCTCGTTGATATCTGTGAGCCCCAGGCGCAGGGGGATGAGAAGCACTAGTGGTCTCCAGGGCGACGGCCTGTGGGTAACCTCTGCTACAGCAGGAAAGCCATTACAGTGCCTCTCAGAGTCCGTAGGAAGTGCAGCAGCCCCAGCACAGGGAAGTCCAGCCCTGCACAACCTTCCTGGACAAAAAGATGGGCTTTTCACGGGCCAAGCAGAGGCAGGCAGGTCTCCCCAAGCAATAAGAAAATCACCACAGCGCCATCAAGAAAGGTAGTAAGAAGGCAGGTGCTCAGAAGGTAAGTCAACTAGGAAAACAAAATGTTCCCAGAACCCTGCCACTCACAGAGAACAAATGTTTTCTATGCATATTCAACTTAAAAATAGTCGCAAAATAAAGCGCATACACCAATTAGTGCAAGGGAAATATCATGTGCACTTTAGAGAAGTACCCAGCCTGGCTACAGACACTTACCCACAACCCTCCTCAGCAAGAAGGGCATCAAAGAACAgcttttgttcttcctttagGTCTTCTACCTAAATGCACTGGGTACACCTTCAACAAATGCATGAGCCAGGGGTCTGGTGGTGGGCAAGAGATAGTCCAAACACAGAGCACAGTCCACCACAACATTGACGCTCTTAGGAGTGAGGAGGGGTATGTGAAGTCAAAATATTTAACTGAAACCCAATCAATTCCCGAGGAAACATACAAGCCCAGTGTGTGGgacttttttggtaccagtaccagcttgaactcagggcctcatgttcttaaGATTTCTTGTGCACAGCTgggtgctctaatacttgaaccacactaccagtccagcatttttctggttaactgtaCACTTTCTTTtaattccaggcagaaaagtctgcagagataacttttctacctgggcttcaaacctcgatcctccaggtttcagcaTCCTCAGTTGCTACGATTATAGAGACCTAGCTTGATCTGGACTCTTAAAaattagtctcatagactttcttgcctgggctagcttgaaactgcaatcctcagatgttgtcctatgagtatctaggattacaggcatgaacaacttGCACCTGGCTCCTTTTAATTTTTAACCAAAATTTCCTACTTTTCTATCAATGAAAACAACTAGGTTTATCTATGTGCATACCTTCCCACCTCATGATAATGGGCCTTTTCCTCAGAACTGAGTACTTTCTGGGGGCATCTTGTAGGGTAGGAAGAGGCTGAGGGCCAGTATGCATCACCATAAGGAAGCTTAGTGTTAACTATGTTACCTGGATGTTTATGGAAGTTTCTATTCTTGCAACTTATAAATAGCCCTGGGAACATATATATTTCAGTATTTCTGATTTTTAATAGTTGGAATATTTAGCTCTAAAGAACTCTCATCTAAGTAGGGGAGCTTCCTCTTACTCCTTTGGAAATTTCCACTGCACATATTCGGCTTTACACTTCCTCTATTCTGCTAAACTATCTCTATGGGAGCTTAAATTCAGCTATCTTGCTCTTTCTCCCATTCCTTTTTTTGGCTGTTCTTGCACTGGtattaaattttcttcttttccctttgccagttctagggcttgaactcagggcctgagtgctggccctgagcttctttgcttaaggctagcgctctaccacttcagccactgcttcacttctggctttgaacctcaatcctcagatctcagcctcctgaatagataggattataagcattagccaccagcacccagcaatttttaagagaaatgaaaaaaacactGCTTCCTTCTAGtgtgctatttcttttcttctaatttactttattgttgttttagatagTGTTATTTCTGAGTGGTCAAATCActaacatttctttcttcatacttttcctagttttatttttttttaaattcaagaagtaagagttggggctggggatatggcctagtggcaagaacgcttgcctcatatacataaagccctgggttcaattccccagcaccacatatacagaaaacggccagaagcggcgctgtggctcaagtggcagagtgctagcctggagcaaaaaggaagccagggacagtgctcaggccctgagttcaaggcccaggactggccaaaaaaaagaaaaaaagaaagaagagtcaaAGAAAAGGCCCTCACACTGGTGTCTCTGTCTTGTCCACTCCCAAGGAGCAGAAGCATGGAGGAAAGCTTGTTCTGGCAGTGCCCACAGCTATGGGATCAGTGCTGCCAGATCCTGGCCCCTTCCGACACCATCAATACATCTGTGAGGATGACCAGGGAGTGAGTAGTGCGACCCAGGGGCCCATCACTCCTGCAGAGACTTGGCATGGACAGAATTTGGCAGATGTCCTGTGGTGACCCACACACTTTGGCCACACAGGCAAGGTCCACTCACTTCTAGTGGATCCAAGGCCAACAGCGTACATCTAAAACTCCAATAGAATTGGACTTGAGGCAGCTTCCTAAGGCATTCTTTGGGAAAAGCTGCTGCTGAGCAGAATGTGAGTGGATATTAAAATACAAGAGCAGGGTCACTATAGCTGTACCACAGGACAGGCACTTGCTCAACAACAGCTGTTAAAGCCCAGGCATGTTTTCCTTCCAGACTTCAACTCTGGCATGCCTGGGTCCCTCAGACTTCTGGTTGTACTTCCATCCAGAAAGCTGACAAGGGAAGCActtccttcaaggctagcaccctaccactttgagccacagcaccattaccAGCTTTTCAAtcattaattggggataagagtctcacagactttcctgcctgggctggctttaatccacaatactcagatctaagcctcctgactagctagctagctaggcaagtgctctgagtagctaggattacatgtgtgagccaccaactgtGGCTGAGTTAGTTATTTCTTGCATACTGCTTTAcagctctgtctctctgtctcttgcctTTCTTGACGGAATCTTCTatattgcctaggctggccttgaacgctTAGACTCAAGGATCTTCCTACTTCAACATCCctagtgttaggattacaggcttgtgccaccacatccagccttgGGCTGTAGATCAAGCCGAAAGGAGGGCCTGGTGTACACAGTAAGAGAATGAGGTCACTAGATGTTTCATGTGATCCTCCACCCTCAGAGGAGTGCTAGTACTACTCTAAGACTCACAACACCTCAGTTGAGGTTCCTTAGTGGGCTCAGCAGGGAAAACGTATCACCCATAATTCTTCCGTCTTGTCAGTTGGAACCCTGAGCCACTTACTGATTTCCTCCATCACTACAGTGTTGTCCATTGCTATGTGAACCGCCAAGGAGCTCCAAGTGTCAAACACAGCAAGCTTCCTACAGAAAGCAAGAGAACATGCCCATAAGCTTTCTGTTCCCAGAAAAATTTCAGTACTCGAGCAGTTTCCCAAAGGGAAACACCAAGACTCAGAAAGTACAAGTCCCACTCCACGAACAGGAAACAAGCTGAGGATGACCTATGTTCTTCCTCACTTCCAGCTGCCCCTCATAAGGGGTTAAGTGCACAGAGGAACCTTGGGCTGTACCCAAACACAAGCCTGGGTCTCAGACAGACAGCTATCACCAGGCAAGATACAGGCCCAAGCCACCATGTTGATTGGCCCTTCCCCTAGCACCTTCACACCTGAGAGAACTAGAGTCCTCACAGGGAAAGGGCCATCACAGACAGTGTGGGGTGGCATGGACCCGAGTGTGATAGAGAGCAGACAGCTGTACAAGGACATTGAGGGAAAGGTGCAGCTAGAGATAACTGTATGAGACATCAGGCCTAAGCTCAGCAGAAAGAACAAGCACCAAGGCGCTAGCTCAGAGCCCCTCAAAAATGCTGGCTACCAGGGCACATAGCCACAAGGAGGGTGAATCAGGTCAAATGAATATGAGGAGGAGTGATGGAAGTGGCAAGTCCCTGGAAACTGCAGGAAGAGCCACTTCAGAGGAATGAACAGTGCTGGAAGTCCAAAGGGACAAATGTCCCTCAGAATAAATGAGGCAAGAAAGCAAGTAAGCTCTGACCAAGTTGCAGACACTGAGTCACGTGGAGAGGGGCACAGTCCCGTGTGTTCCTCTGACAAGCCCAAAGCACACCTGGAAGGATAGCACCCAAACTGACATGGCTCCAGAAGCTATCATTCCTTATGGGCCTATGAGCCAGAGACCAGGCCCACAAGGCACTCACTTTACTAGTACACATTAATCCCACTCACAAGACAACCAGGTATGGTCATGAGGTTCTCCTGGTCTTATAAAGAACCAGAACCCCTTATTTCCTGTGGCAATAAAGACTCAACGAACATGGGAAGACCAAGGAAAGCTCATGCTAccccagagggaaaaaaaggaggtAGGATGGATACATACTTGAGGACCTGGGCGACAGTGTTCGGCCCATACCACTGGCCTATAGACTTCCCTTCACCAACTCCCATTTGAGCTGCAGGAAACAAACCCAAATTAGCAATACACCCAACCACAAACAACCCAATACCCCTTGCTACCTCTGATGCATGTGGTGTCAGCTAACACTTTACAGAGAGGTCTGGACAGAACATCTACCCGCCACAGGACTGCCAATCTGGAGAGGGAAGCCGAttctgggcaggggcaggggcaggaggataAGCCTAGGGTCTGAACTGCTGCTAGACCACCCACAGCAGCTCCCAGGAGTCAGGGAGGCCAGAGTGATGTACGGCATCACTCCAACTCCACAGAGGAGAAAGCTCCTCACCTATCTGATGGATGGAGTAGTAGctgtctttcctgtccaggaaaGCACCGAGGACACTGAAGTAGCTGTCAGGCTGCCTCTTCCGTTGGGCCCACCTCCAATCTATtggaaacaaacataaaaacaagtCCTCCTTCTACATAGCACTCATCTCAGATGGGTCCCAAAACTTCTTTGAACCTTTCTAAAGTTAAAAAGCCAAattcactgggcaccagtggctcacacctgtaattctagctactcagaaggctgagatctgaggatcctggtttgaagcctgccagagcagaaaagcccctgtgagattcttatcttcgattaaccattcaaaaacaggaagtgtactgtggctcacctggtagagtgctagccttgagacaaagaggctcagggacagctcccaggccccaagttcaagccccacaaccgacacaaAAAGCCAAATTCACTAGATTCTCAGGTATACAAAACACCAACTCATCAAAACAAATCCAGACTGAAAGTAAAATGTAGTTACAAAGATAAATctaaagataattttgaaaatataaacatttatatcAGCACTCTAAAATCAGTTTCtctaatcaataaaaaaaaaaacaaaaaaacaataggtcaccaggcactgtgactcatgcctgtaatcctagcttttcaggagactgagatcaaagcgagtgcagttcaaagctgcc from Perognathus longimembris pacificus isolate PPM17 chromosome 4, ASM2315922v1, whole genome shotgun sequence includes the following:
- the Atg4b gene encoding cysteine protease ATG4B, with the translated sequence MDAATLTYDTLRFAEFEDFPETSEPVWILGRKYSIFTEKDEILSDVASRLWFTYRRNFPAIGGTGPTSDTGWGCMLRCGQMIFAQALVCRHLGRDWRWAQRKRQPDSYFSVLGAFLDRKDSYYSIHQIAQMGVGEGKSIGQWYGPNTVAQVLKKLAVFDTWSSLAVHIAMDNTVVMEEIRRLCRAGLPCAGAAALPTDSERHCNGFPAVAEVTHRPSPWRPLVLLIPLRLGLTDINEAYVETLKHCFMMPQSLGVIGGKPNSAHYFIGYMGEELIYLDPHTTQPAVELNDSCFIPDESFHCQHPPCRMGIGELDPSIAVGFFCKTEEDFNDWCQQVKKLSLLGGALPMFELVEQQPSHLACPDVLNLSLDSSDVERLERFFDSEDEDFEILSL